Part of the Candidatus Auribacterota bacterium genome is shown below.
AAAAATCCGCTGAACCTTTCAAATGGAAGTTCACCCGTCAGGATCTCAAACGATTACTCGACAAACTATCTCTTTGTTCACAGAAAGAAAAGGCCGCATAAATAATACGTCACCGAACTTATGATCCAGAGCACTAAGTAAGCGCCATTCTGGTCCGACCCCAATTATCACCCCAATTATCAAGGATTGACCGTACTCACCTGTTTATCAAACATGATGACGTACTGCGTAGTGGCGGTCAACTGGCTCAGACTCGAAACAGGTGGTATTTTGCCCGCATTGACGGCAACTATATAGAATGTGATCTGCTTCCCTACCGATGTCATCGGAAGAATAATACTAGGCGTAAAGCTGTAACTAAAAGGTGCCTTGAAACCTTGAATATTTGTGGCCGCCGACGCTATCCCGGATTTTGCGCTGTTGTTAAGATAGAGCGTGTACGGGCCACACTGCCCCTCAGCGAGGATATACAGGTCAAACGCCTCGTTGATATCCTCATGGAGCTGGATCTCGAGTGTGCAGCTCCGCCCGGCCCACAGCTCGCTCGGTATGATCTGCAATACCGGCGTTGGCGTGGCTGTCGGGGGCACAGGCGTTACGGTGGGGCTACCCGGCGTGACCGTCGGCGTCGGGGTGATGGTCGCCGTCGGTGTAGGTTGCTGCTGGATGCTATAGAGGCAACTATCATTCGAGCCAACATGCAGCTTCCCATCCGAACCTATCGCTGGCGAGGAATAAACGCCTCCTCCTGTTTGATAACTCCAGCCAAGGCTCGCGTTTGAATTGATGCTATAGAGATAATTATCAGCGGAGCCGACATACACCTTCCCGTCCGAGCCTATCGCGGGAGAGGAAATTACCCAGTACCCGGTTTGATAACTCCAGTCAAGGCTCGCGTTTGAATTGATGCTATAGAGGCAATTATCATACGAGCCGACATACACCTTCCCATCCGAACCTATCGCGGGAGAGGCATTTAACTGGTTCCCGGCCTTAATGCCATAACTCCAGGCGAGGCTCGCGTCTGAATTGATGCTATAGAAGGAATTATCCTGCGAGCCGAAATATACCTTCCCATCAGAACCTATCGCGGGAGAGGGAATTATCTGGTTCCCGGTTTGATAGCTCCAGTCAAGGCTCGCGTTTGAATTGATGCTATAGAGGGATTTATCCTTCGAGCCGAAATACGCCTTCCCATCAGAACCTATCGCGGGCGAGCAATTTGTGTTGTCCCCGGATTGATAACTCCAGCCGAGGCTCGCATTTGAATTGATGCTATAGAAGGAATTATCCTGAGAGCCGACATACACCTTCCCATCAGAATCTATCGCAGGCGAGGGATTTATCTGGTCCCCGGTTTGATAACTCCAGCCGAGGCTGGCGTTTGAATTGATGCTATAGAGGTAATTATCAGCGGAGCCGACATACACCTTCCCGTCCGAGCCTATCGCGGGTGAGGAAATTACCTGGCTTCCGGCTTTATAACTCCAGTCAAAGCTGGCGTTTGAATTGATACTATAGAGATAATTATCCTGAGAGCCGACATACACCTTCCCGTCCGAACCTATCGAGGGGGAGCACCATATGCCGAGACCTGCTTTATAACTCCACGCCAGAAACGGTATGGACGG
Proteins encoded:
- a CDS encoding PQQ-binding-like beta-propeller repeat protein; the encoded protein is MRAKSIMALSATIMVSMISLTSGQLDTNSPWPMFRCNLKHTGLSAYAGPSIPFLAWSYKAGLGIWCSPSIGSDGKVYVGSQDNYLYSINSNASFDWSYKAGSQVISSPAIGSDGKVYVGSADNYLYSINSNASLGWSYQTGDQINPSPAIDSDGKVYVGSQDNSFYSINSNASLGWSYQSGDNTNCSPAIGSDGKAYFGSKDKSLYSINSNASLDWSYQTGNQIIPSPAIGSDGKVYFGSQDNSFYSINSDASLAWSYGIKAGNQLNASPAIGSDGKVYVGSYDNCLYSINSNASLDWSYQTGYWVISSPAIGSDGKVYVGSADNYLYSINSNASLGWSYQTGGGVYSSPAIGSDGKLHVGSNDSCLYSIQQQPTPTATITPTPTVTPGSPTVTPVPPTATPTPVLQIIPSELWAGRSCTLEIQLHEDINEAFDLYILAEGQCGPYTLYLNNSAKSGIASAATNIQGFKAPFSYSFTPSIILPMTSVGKQITFYIVAVNAGKIPPVSSLSQLTATTQYVIMFDKQVSTVNP